A single window of Gadus morhua chromosome 22, gadMor3.0, whole genome shotgun sequence DNA harbors:
- the LOC115535280 gene encoding uncharacterized protein LOC115535280 isoform X4, which yields MKGEDGYFTQEQGRYDLHQPLYVCQTCQQQRTPDMKHFLQSGYWPASLNTSTLYTLDLLSSFQELKVISPGFSRQAFAKLLEHRTKCGGRSGHIKGDTLQRSFLEFSYASFEKDQLCCGAVLTCPACTPEMLAVSVDGNRKLYRFRRNGSSGDHAFFEGLFVAEDSAVSGFVDMIQKAVKKTQGRGTCGDSQWTAARETSRRASKLDEEGMEVAVCRHGFLLKALNMYRGEIFAYPMYLQKELMPAKAQFFAMDVACKYWPYLEKVASVLPALQELTTMKPFLSVMHARAHATKCEIKWSGRNQEGAGTTAGEEVEQVNSYLSRCALTTKYMSKAARLDMLTLHAVLWNQKKGDSLHQALSTRYVKAMLAELKTQLHLSDEMVSQWISDVMEWAAGETRDASDNLQGTTHTGLQRSIEGLYLSVRQRKLNLYRQNDSNKLRHRLRRKLAEEKKLLFQEIQKHNKLDSAANIDAAVVEHSLSGESTVSPIWPWEVHDSETAS from the exons ATGAAAGGGGAGGATGGATATTTCACTCAGGAGCAAG GACGTTATGACTTGCATCAGCCACTGTATGTATGTCAGACGTGCCAGCAGCAGAGGACCCCTGACATGAAGCACTTCCTTCAGAGTGGATATTGGCCAGCCTCTCTCAATACTTCCACGTTGTACACGTTGGACCTCTTGAGCTCCTTTCAGGAACTGAAAGTAATCTCTCCGGGATTCTCCAGACAGGCCTTCGCAAAGCTCCTGGAGCATCGCACCAAGTGTGGAGGACGA TCTGGACATATCAAAGGTGACACCCTGCAGCGCAGCTTCTTGGAGTTTTCATATGCTTCGTTTGAGAAGGACCAACTCTGCTGTGGTGCTGTTCTCACCTGCCCAGCCTGCACACCAGAAATGTTGGCTGTTTCAGTAGATGGAAACAGAAAGTTATATCGCTTTCGCCGAAATGGAAG TTCTGGTGACCATGCCTTTTTTGAAGGTTTATTTGTGGCTGAAGACAGTGCAGTGTCTGGATTTGTGGACATGATCCAGAAAGCTGTGAAAAAG ACACAGGGAAGAGGCACGTGTGGGGACTCCCAATGGACAGCAGCACGGGAGACATCAAGAAGGGCATCCAAATTGGATGAAGAGGGCATGGAGGTTGCTGTGTGTCGCCATGGTTTCCTTCTTAAAGCCCTTAATATGTACAGGGGAGAAATATTTGCCTACCCCATGTACCTTCAAAAGGAGCTGATGCCAGCCAAGGCACAATTCTTTGCCATGGATGTGGCTTGCAAATACTGGCCATACCTGGAGAAAGTTGCCAGTGTCCTTCCTGCTCTCCAGGAGCTGACCACCATGAAACCTTTCCTCAGCGTCATGCATGCTCGAGCTCATGCTACCAAGTGTGAg ATTAAATGGAGTGGTAGGAACCAGGAAGGAGCAGGGACAACCGCCGGTGAAGAGGTGGAACAAGTTAACAGCTACCTCTCTCGTTGTGCCCTTACGACAAAATATATGTCGAAAGCAG CCCGGTTGGACATGCTCACATTGCATGCAGTGTTGTGGAACCAGAAGAAAGGGGATTCCTTACACCAGGCACTTTCCACAAGATATGTGAAG GCAATGCTAGCAGAGCTAAAAACCCAGCTACATCTCTCAGATGAAATGGTGTCACAGTGGATCTCAGATGTGATGGAATGGGCAGCTGGTG AGACACGAGATGCATCTGACAACCTGCaaggcaccacacacacagggcttcaGCGGTCCATTGAGGGGCTCTACCTCAGTGTGAGGCAGCGGAAGCTAAATCTGTACCGTCAGAATG ACAGCAACAAGCTTCGCCACCGGCTTCGGAGGAAGCTGGCAGAAGAGAAAAAGCTCCTTTTTCAGGAGATACAAAAGCACAACAAGCTTGACTCTGCAGCCAACATCGATGCAGCTGTGGTGGAGCACTCCCTGAGTGGAGAGAGCACTGTGTCCCCAATATGGCCTTGGGAGGTTCATGACAGCG AAACGGCTTCATGA
- the LOC115535280 gene encoding uncharacterized protein LOC115535280 isoform X3: protein MKGEDGYFTQEQGRYDLHQPLYVCQTCQQQRTPDMKHFLQSGYWPASLNTSTLYTLDLLSSFQELKVISPGFSRQAFAKLLEHRTKCGGRSGHIKGDTLQRSFLEFSYASFEKDQLCCGAVLTCPACTPEMLAVSVDGNRKLYRFRRNGSSGDHAFFEGLFVAEDSAVSGFVDMIQKAVKKTQGRGTCGDSQWTAARETSRRASKLDEEGMEVAVCRHGFLLKALNMYRGEIFAYPMYLQKELMPAKAQFFAMDVACKYWPYLEKVASVLPALQELTTMKPFLSVMHARAHATKCEIKWSGRNQEGAGTTAGEEVEQVNSYLSRCALTTKYMSKAARLDMLTLHAVLWNQKKGDSLHQALSTRYVKAMLAELKTQLHLSDEMVSQWISDVMEWAAGETRDASDNLQGTTHTGLQRSIEGLYLSVRQRKLNLYRQNDSNKLRHRLRRKLAEEKKLLFQEIQKHNKLDSAANIDAAVVEHSLSGESTVSPIWPWEVHDSGIKHWNQETAS, encoded by the exons ATGAAAGGGGAGGATGGATATTTCACTCAGGAGCAAG GACGTTATGACTTGCATCAGCCACTGTATGTATGTCAGACGTGCCAGCAGCAGAGGACCCCTGACATGAAGCACTTCCTTCAGAGTGGATATTGGCCAGCCTCTCTCAATACTTCCACGTTGTACACGTTGGACCTCTTGAGCTCCTTTCAGGAACTGAAAGTAATCTCTCCGGGATTCTCCAGACAGGCCTTCGCAAAGCTCCTGGAGCATCGCACCAAGTGTGGAGGACGA TCTGGACATATCAAAGGTGACACCCTGCAGCGCAGCTTCTTGGAGTTTTCATATGCTTCGTTTGAGAAGGACCAACTCTGCTGTGGTGCTGTTCTCACCTGCCCAGCCTGCACACCAGAAATGTTGGCTGTTTCAGTAGATGGAAACAGAAAGTTATATCGCTTTCGCCGAAATGGAAG TTCTGGTGACCATGCCTTTTTTGAAGGTTTATTTGTGGCTGAAGACAGTGCAGTGTCTGGATTTGTGGACATGATCCAGAAAGCTGTGAAAAAG ACACAGGGAAGAGGCACGTGTGGGGACTCCCAATGGACAGCAGCACGGGAGACATCAAGAAGGGCATCCAAATTGGATGAAGAGGGCATGGAGGTTGCTGTGTGTCGCCATGGTTTCCTTCTTAAAGCCCTTAATATGTACAGGGGAGAAATATTTGCCTACCCCATGTACCTTCAAAAGGAGCTGATGCCAGCCAAGGCACAATTCTTTGCCATGGATGTGGCTTGCAAATACTGGCCATACCTGGAGAAAGTTGCCAGTGTCCTTCCTGCTCTCCAGGAGCTGACCACCATGAAACCTTTCCTCAGCGTCATGCATGCTCGAGCTCATGCTACCAAGTGTGAg ATTAAATGGAGTGGTAGGAACCAGGAAGGAGCAGGGACAACCGCCGGTGAAGAGGTGGAACAAGTTAACAGCTACCTCTCTCGTTGTGCCCTTACGACAAAATATATGTCGAAAGCAG CCCGGTTGGACATGCTCACATTGCATGCAGTGTTGTGGAACCAGAAGAAAGGGGATTCCTTACACCAGGCACTTTCCACAAGATATGTGAAG GCAATGCTAGCAGAGCTAAAAACCCAGCTACATCTCTCAGATGAAATGGTGTCACAGTGGATCTCAGATGTGATGGAATGGGCAGCTGGTG AGACACGAGATGCATCTGACAACCTGCaaggcaccacacacacagggcttcaGCGGTCCATTGAGGGGCTCTACCTCAGTGTGAGGCAGCGGAAGCTAAATCTGTACCGTCAGAATG ACAGCAACAAGCTTCGCCACCGGCTTCGGAGGAAGCTGGCAGAAGAGAAAAAGCTCCTTTTTCAGGAGATACAAAAGCACAACAAGCTTGACTCTGCAGCCAACATCGATGCAGCTGTGGTGGAGCACTCCCTGAGTGGAGAGAGCACTGTGTCCCCAATATGGCCTTGGGAGGTTCATGACAGCGGTAT CAAACATTGGAACCAAGAAACGGCTTCATGA
- the LOC115535280 gene encoding uncharacterized protein LOC115535280 isoform X1, giving the protein MKGEDGYFTQEQGRYDLHQPLYVCQTCQQQRTPDMKHFLQSGYWPASLNTSTLYTLDLLSSFQELKVISPGFSRQAFAKLLEHRTKCGGRSGHIKGDTLQRSFLEFSYASFEKDQLCCGAVLTCPACTPEMLAVSVDGNRKLYRFRRNGSSGDHAFFEGLFVAEDSAVSGFVDMIQKAVKKTQGRGTCGDSQWTAARETSRRASKLDEEGMEVAVCRHGFLLKALNMYRGEIFAYPMYLQKELMPAKAQFFAMDVACKYWPYLEKVASVLPALQELTTMKPFLSVMHARAHATKCEIKWSGRNQEGAGTTAGEEVEQVNSYLSRCALTTKYMSKAARLDMLTLHAVLWNQKKGDSLHQALSTRYVKAMLAELKTQLHLSDEMVSQWISDVMEWAAGETRDASDNLQGTTHTGLQRSIEGLYLSVRQRKLNLYRQNDSNKLRHRLRRKLAEEKKLLFQEIQKHNKLDSAANIDAAVVEHSLSGESTVSPIWPWEVHDSANIGTKKRLHDQVMTTKRLQEEKNILVMEMAQESTNVIKHAFGRLILFHTHRY; this is encoded by the exons ATGAAAGGGGAGGATGGATATTTCACTCAGGAGCAAG GACGTTATGACTTGCATCAGCCACTGTATGTATGTCAGACGTGCCAGCAGCAGAGGACCCCTGACATGAAGCACTTCCTTCAGAGTGGATATTGGCCAGCCTCTCTCAATACTTCCACGTTGTACACGTTGGACCTCTTGAGCTCCTTTCAGGAACTGAAAGTAATCTCTCCGGGATTCTCCAGACAGGCCTTCGCAAAGCTCCTGGAGCATCGCACCAAGTGTGGAGGACGA TCTGGACATATCAAAGGTGACACCCTGCAGCGCAGCTTCTTGGAGTTTTCATATGCTTCGTTTGAGAAGGACCAACTCTGCTGTGGTGCTGTTCTCACCTGCCCAGCCTGCACACCAGAAATGTTGGCTGTTTCAGTAGATGGAAACAGAAAGTTATATCGCTTTCGCCGAAATGGAAG TTCTGGTGACCATGCCTTTTTTGAAGGTTTATTTGTGGCTGAAGACAGTGCAGTGTCTGGATTTGTGGACATGATCCAGAAAGCTGTGAAAAAG ACACAGGGAAGAGGCACGTGTGGGGACTCCCAATGGACAGCAGCACGGGAGACATCAAGAAGGGCATCCAAATTGGATGAAGAGGGCATGGAGGTTGCTGTGTGTCGCCATGGTTTCCTTCTTAAAGCCCTTAATATGTACAGGGGAGAAATATTTGCCTACCCCATGTACCTTCAAAAGGAGCTGATGCCAGCCAAGGCACAATTCTTTGCCATGGATGTGGCTTGCAAATACTGGCCATACCTGGAGAAAGTTGCCAGTGTCCTTCCTGCTCTCCAGGAGCTGACCACCATGAAACCTTTCCTCAGCGTCATGCATGCTCGAGCTCATGCTACCAAGTGTGAg ATTAAATGGAGTGGTAGGAACCAGGAAGGAGCAGGGACAACCGCCGGTGAAGAGGTGGAACAAGTTAACAGCTACCTCTCTCGTTGTGCCCTTACGACAAAATATATGTCGAAAGCAG CCCGGTTGGACATGCTCACATTGCATGCAGTGTTGTGGAACCAGAAGAAAGGGGATTCCTTACACCAGGCACTTTCCACAAGATATGTGAAG GCAATGCTAGCAGAGCTAAAAACCCAGCTACATCTCTCAGATGAAATGGTGTCACAGTGGATCTCAGATGTGATGGAATGGGCAGCTGGTG AGACACGAGATGCATCTGACAACCTGCaaggcaccacacacacagggcttcaGCGGTCCATTGAGGGGCTCTACCTCAGTGTGAGGCAGCGGAAGCTAAATCTGTACCGTCAGAATG ACAGCAACAAGCTTCGCCACCGGCTTCGGAGGAAGCTGGCAGAAGAGAAAAAGCTCCTTTTTCAGGAGATACAAAAGCACAACAAGCTTGACTCTGCAGCCAACATCGATGCAGCTGTGGTGGAGCACTCCCTGAGTGGAGAGAGCACTGTGTCCCCAATATGGCCTTGGGAGGTTCATGACAGCG CAAACATTGGAACCAAGAAACGGCTTCATGACCAAGTCATGACAACAAAGCGACTGCAGGAGGAAAAAAACATTCTGGTGATGGAGATGGCACAAGAaagcactaatgtgataaaacatgcattcgggCGTCTTATATTATTTCACACGCATAGATATTAa
- the LOC115535280 gene encoding uncharacterized protein LOC115535280 isoform X2, with amino-acid sequence MKHFLQSGYWPASLNTSTLYTLDLLSSFQELKVISPGFSRQAFAKLLEHRTKCGGRSGHIKGDTLQRSFLEFSYASFEKDQLCCGAVLTCPACTPEMLAVSVDGNRKLYRFRRNGSSGDHAFFEGLFVAEDSAVSGFVDMIQKAVKKTQGRGTCGDSQWTAARETSRRASKLDEEGMEVAVCRHGFLLKALNMYRGEIFAYPMYLQKELMPAKAQFFAMDVACKYWPYLEKVASVLPALQELTTMKPFLSVMHARAHATKCEIKWSGRNQEGAGTTAGEEVEQVNSYLSRCALTTKYMSKAARLDMLTLHAVLWNQKKGDSLHQALSTRYVKAMLAELKTQLHLSDEMVSQWISDVMEWAAGETRDASDNLQGTTHTGLQRSIEGLYLSVRQRKLNLYRQNDSNKLRHRLRRKLAEEKKLLFQEIQKHNKLDSAANIDAAVVEHSLSGESTVSPIWPWEVHDSANIGTKKRLHDQVMTTKRLQEEKNILVMEMAQESTNVIKHAFGRLILFHTHRY; translated from the exons ATGAAGCACTTCCTTCAGAGTGGATATTGGCCAGCCTCTCTCAATACTTCCACGTTGTACACGTTGGACCTCTTGAGCTCCTTTCAGGAACTGAAAGTAATCTCTCCGGGATTCTCCAGACAGGCCTTCGCAAAGCTCCTGGAGCATCGCACCAAGTGTGGAGGACGA TCTGGACATATCAAAGGTGACACCCTGCAGCGCAGCTTCTTGGAGTTTTCATATGCTTCGTTTGAGAAGGACCAACTCTGCTGTGGTGCTGTTCTCACCTGCCCAGCCTGCACACCAGAAATGTTGGCTGTTTCAGTAGATGGAAACAGAAAGTTATATCGCTTTCGCCGAAATGGAAG TTCTGGTGACCATGCCTTTTTTGAAGGTTTATTTGTGGCTGAAGACAGTGCAGTGTCTGGATTTGTGGACATGATCCAGAAAGCTGTGAAAAAG ACACAGGGAAGAGGCACGTGTGGGGACTCCCAATGGACAGCAGCACGGGAGACATCAAGAAGGGCATCCAAATTGGATGAAGAGGGCATGGAGGTTGCTGTGTGTCGCCATGGTTTCCTTCTTAAAGCCCTTAATATGTACAGGGGAGAAATATTTGCCTACCCCATGTACCTTCAAAAGGAGCTGATGCCAGCCAAGGCACAATTCTTTGCCATGGATGTGGCTTGCAAATACTGGCCATACCTGGAGAAAGTTGCCAGTGTCCTTCCTGCTCTCCAGGAGCTGACCACCATGAAACCTTTCCTCAGCGTCATGCATGCTCGAGCTCATGCTACCAAGTGTGAg ATTAAATGGAGTGGTAGGAACCAGGAAGGAGCAGGGACAACCGCCGGTGAAGAGGTGGAACAAGTTAACAGCTACCTCTCTCGTTGTGCCCTTACGACAAAATATATGTCGAAAGCAG CCCGGTTGGACATGCTCACATTGCATGCAGTGTTGTGGAACCAGAAGAAAGGGGATTCCTTACACCAGGCACTTTCCACAAGATATGTGAAG GCAATGCTAGCAGAGCTAAAAACCCAGCTACATCTCTCAGATGAAATGGTGTCACAGTGGATCTCAGATGTGATGGAATGGGCAGCTGGTG AGACACGAGATGCATCTGACAACCTGCaaggcaccacacacacagggcttcaGCGGTCCATTGAGGGGCTCTACCTCAGTGTGAGGCAGCGGAAGCTAAATCTGTACCGTCAGAATG ACAGCAACAAGCTTCGCCACCGGCTTCGGAGGAAGCTGGCAGAAGAGAAAAAGCTCCTTTTTCAGGAGATACAAAAGCACAACAAGCTTGACTCTGCAGCCAACATCGATGCAGCTGTGGTGGAGCACTCCCTGAGTGGAGAGAGCACTGTGTCCCCAATATGGCCTTGGGAGGTTCATGACAGCG CAAACATTGGAACCAAGAAACGGCTTCATGACCAAGTCATGACAACAAAGCGACTGCAGGAGGAAAAAAACATTCTGGTGATGGAGATGGCACAAGAaagcactaatgtgataaaacatgcattcgggCGTCTTATATTATTTCACACGCATAGATATTAa